Proteins encoded together in one Rhinoraja longicauda isolate Sanriku21f chromosome 22, sRhiLon1.1, whole genome shotgun sequence window:
- the tubd1 gene encoding tubulin delta chain isoform X3 yields the protein MLTLSHLYQSSDALLIQENDIIHKICLQLMNIKQISFTDINKVIAHQLASVLQPAYTRNHGTEYGSNPLGDLLESLVAHPEYKLLGLMNIPQMSDTSLQFSTFTWPGLLKHLRQMLMANTKMEAGIDWQVKPPQTRLLPAANVSQNKELHFNTSLANLLILRGKDVQEADAGLFKEQALYTSWMPVDSAFNIWRTPTSFNKYEKSATLVSNSQCLLKPLDDAVRKAWDMFASRAYVHQYTKHGISEEEFLDSFTTMEQVIASYSNLGLQS from the exons ATGCTGACCCTGTCTCACTTGTATCAGTCGTCAGATGCACTACTCATTCAAGAGAATGACATTATTCACAAGATTTGTTTGCAGTTGATGAATATAAAACAAATCTCTTTCACGGACATCAATAAAGTAATTGCTCATCAACTTGCCAGCGTCTTGCAACCAGCGTATACCAGAAACCATGGGACAGAGTATGGCTCAAATCCTCTCG GTGATCTGCTGGAAAGTTTGGTGGCACATCCAGAGTATAAATTACTGGGCCTAATGAACATCCCACAGATGTCTGACACATCTCTGCAGTTCAGTACCTTTACTTGGCCAGGGCTTCTGAAGCATCTGCGACAAATGCTGATGGCCAACACAAAAATGGAGGCAG GTATTGACTGGCAAGTGAAACCTCCCCAAACAAGGCTCTTGCCAGCTGCAAACGTTTCTCAGAATAAGGAGCTGCACTTCAATACATCTCTGGCCAACCTGCTGATTTTGCGAGGCAAGGATGTTCAGGAAGCTGACGCAG GCCTTTTTAAGGAGCAGGCACTGTACACCTCCTGgatgcctgtagattctgccttcAACATATGGAGAACACCAACATCCTTCAATAAGTATGAAAAATCGGCCACTCTTGTCAGCAACAGCCAGTGCCTCCTGAAACCACTGGATGATGCTGTGAGAAAAGCCTGGGACATGTTTGCTTCAAG GGCTTATGTGCATCAGTACACGAAGCATGGAATCTCAGAAGAGGAATTTCTAGACAGTTTCACAACCATGGAACAGGTCATTGCTAGTTACTCTAATCTTGGATTACAAAGTTGA
- the tubd1 gene encoding tubulin delta chain isoform X1 gives MSLVVVQLGQCGNQIGQQLFEVVSADGQSGRNESYWNTSQELFFSSGTDGVPVARAVLVDMEPKVISHTVSKAASSGRWRYGAQSAFCQKQGSGNNWANGFCDHGPQHEEAVMDLVQREAEKCERLSGFVTMMSLAGGTGSGLGTFVTQCLRDRYPHSLILNQLTWPYGTGEIIVQNYNTMLTLSHLYQSSDALLIQENDIIHKICLQLMNIKQISFTDINKVIAHQLASVLQPAYTRNHGTEYGSNPLGDLLESLVAHPEYKLLGLMNIPQMSDTSLQFSTFTWPGLLKHLRQMLMANTKMEAGIDWQVKPPQTRLLPAANVSQNKELHFNTSLANLLILRGKDVQEADAGLFKEQALYTSWMPVDSAFNIWRTPTSFNKYEKSATLVSNSQCLLKPLDDAVRKAWDMFASRAYVHQYTKHGISEEEFLDSFTTMEQVIASYSNLGLQS, from the exons ATGTCACTGGTGGTGGTGCaacttggccagtgtgggaaccaGATTGGGCAGCAACTATTTGAAGTGGTGAGCGCAGATGGCCAGAGTGGCCGGAATGAGAGTTACTGGAACACTTCACAGGAGCTATTCTTCAGCAGCGGCACTGATG GAGTACCAGTCGCTCGGGCTGTTCTGGTCGACATGGAGCCAAAGGTCATCAGCCACACGGTGTCTAAAGCTGCAAGCTCAGGGCGCTGGAGATACGGAGCTCAGTCAGCCTTCTGTCAGAAACAAGGATCTGGAAATAATTGGGCAAATGG GTTCTGTGATCATGGTCCTCAGCATGAAGAAGCTGTGATGGACCTGGTCCAACGGGAGGCTGAGAAATGTGAGCGGCTCAGCGGCTTTGTGACAATGATGAGTCTCGCTGGAGGGACCGGCTCTGGGTTGGGGACATTTGTCACTCAATGCTTGCGGGATAGGTACCCACACTCATTGATACTGAATCAACTCACGTGGCCATATGGAACGGGAGAG ATAATTGTCCAGAATTACAACACAATGCTGACCCTGTCTCACTTGTATCAGTCGTCAGATGCACTACTCATTCAAGAGAATGACATTATTCACAAGATTTGTTTGCAGTTGATGAATATAAAACAAATCTCTTTCACGGACATCAATAAAGTAATTGCTCATCAACTTGCCAGCGTCTTGCAACCAGCGTATACCAGAAACCATGGGACAGAGTATGGCTCAAATCCTCTCG GTGATCTGCTGGAAAGTTTGGTGGCACATCCAGAGTATAAATTACTGGGCCTAATGAACATCCCACAGATGTCTGACACATCTCTGCAGTTCAGTACCTTTACTTGGCCAGGGCTTCTGAAGCATCTGCGACAAATGCTGATGGCCAACACAAAAATGGAGGCAG GTATTGACTGGCAAGTGAAACCTCCCCAAACAAGGCTCTTGCCAGCTGCAAACGTTTCTCAGAATAAGGAGCTGCACTTCAATACATCTCTGGCCAACCTGCTGATTTTGCGAGGCAAGGATGTTCAGGAAGCTGACGCAG GCCTTTTTAAGGAGCAGGCACTGTACACCTCCTGgatgcctgtagattctgccttcAACATATGGAGAACACCAACATCCTTCAATAAGTATGAAAAATCGGCCACTCTTGTCAGCAACAGCCAGTGCCTCCTGAAACCACTGGATGATGCTGTGAGAAAAGCCTGGGACATGTTTGCTTCAAG GGCTTATGTGCATCAGTACACGAAGCATGGAATCTCAGAAGAGGAATTTCTAGACAGTTTCACAACCATGGAACAGGTCATTGCTAGTTACTCTAATCTTGGATTACAAAGTTGA
- the tubd1 gene encoding tubulin delta chain isoform X2: MEPKVISHTVSKAASSGRWRYGAQSAFCQKQGSGNNWANGFCDHGPQHEEAVMDLVQREAEKCERLSGFVTMMSLAGGTGSGLGTFVTQCLRDRYPHSLILNQLTWPYGTGEIIVQNYNTMLTLSHLYQSSDALLIQENDIIHKICLQLMNIKQISFTDINKVIAHQLASVLQPAYTRNHGTEYGSNPLGDLLESLVAHPEYKLLGLMNIPQMSDTSLQFSTFTWPGLLKHLRQMLMANTKMEAGIDWQVKPPQTRLLPAANVSQNKELHFNTSLANLLILRGKDVQEADAGLFKEQALYTSWMPVDSAFNIWRTPTSFNKYEKSATLVSNSQCLLKPLDDAVRKAWDMFASRAYVHQYTKHGISEEEFLDSFTTMEQVIASYSNLGLQS, encoded by the exons ATGGAGCCAAAGGTCATCAGCCACACGGTGTCTAAAGCTGCAAGCTCAGGGCGCTGGAGATACGGAGCTCAGTCAGCCTTCTGTCAGAAACAAGGATCTGGAAATAATTGGGCAAATGG GTTCTGTGATCATGGTCCTCAGCATGAAGAAGCTGTGATGGACCTGGTCCAACGGGAGGCTGAGAAATGTGAGCGGCTCAGCGGCTTTGTGACAATGATGAGTCTCGCTGGAGGGACCGGCTCTGGGTTGGGGACATTTGTCACTCAATGCTTGCGGGATAGGTACCCACACTCATTGATACTGAATCAACTCACGTGGCCATATGGAACGGGAGAG ATAATTGTCCAGAATTACAACACAATGCTGACCCTGTCTCACTTGTATCAGTCGTCAGATGCACTACTCATTCAAGAGAATGACATTATTCACAAGATTTGTTTGCAGTTGATGAATATAAAACAAATCTCTTTCACGGACATCAATAAAGTAATTGCTCATCAACTTGCCAGCGTCTTGCAACCAGCGTATACCAGAAACCATGGGACAGAGTATGGCTCAAATCCTCTCG GTGATCTGCTGGAAAGTTTGGTGGCACATCCAGAGTATAAATTACTGGGCCTAATGAACATCCCACAGATGTCTGACACATCTCTGCAGTTCAGTACCTTTACTTGGCCAGGGCTTCTGAAGCATCTGCGACAAATGCTGATGGCCAACACAAAAATGGAGGCAG GTATTGACTGGCAAGTGAAACCTCCCCAAACAAGGCTCTTGCCAGCTGCAAACGTTTCTCAGAATAAGGAGCTGCACTTCAATACATCTCTGGCCAACCTGCTGATTTTGCGAGGCAAGGATGTTCAGGAAGCTGACGCAG GCCTTTTTAAGGAGCAGGCACTGTACACCTCCTGgatgcctgtagattctgccttcAACATATGGAGAACACCAACATCCTTCAATAAGTATGAAAAATCGGCCACTCTTGTCAGCAACAGCCAGTGCCTCCTGAAACCACTGGATGATGCTGTGAGAAAAGCCTGGGACATGTTTGCTTCAAG GGCTTATGTGCATCAGTACACGAAGCATGGAATCTCAGAAGAGGAATTTCTAGACAGTTTCACAACCATGGAACAGGTCATTGCTAGTTACTCTAATCTTGGATTACAAAGTTGA